A segment of the Mercurialis annua linkage group LG4, ddMerAnnu1.2, whole genome shotgun sequence genome:
attaaatagaggTATTAtaagaaaagtaaataaaattttataaaatctatacataataattactttttttaaactgtgggattaaggcaaagtggacaactctattgggactgAGGGAGTATTACTTATTGGGATCAACGTCTTCTTAACttagcacaaaatatcaaaaaaattgtaCTTTCGTATTAAAAAGCTCTTTCCTCACTCTTATCCAAACAAGTGAGGTACACTCTtcgtaaaaaaaaatagaaaaagttaaattttttatttatctattaaatttatttttaatattttttaaatttaacttatgtctttataattttaaaaatttactaattattttaatttttaataaaaatttaaagattttttttcctttcccCTTTTTTCTTCCTCTCATTTTTTCTTCCTATTTTTTTTCTCCGGCCTTTGTTCATCCTCCACCAGACTATCTGCCTTCACCCACCAGCGTACCATCATCGTTCGGAGTTTGAGACGAGGGGTTGCTCCTCCTCGTTGCTCCTCTAATACGAGGAGGAACATGTCGTCTTTTCAGACTCTGAGAAGACGACGAGTTTGGTCGTTTTACCTAAGAAGATAACCGGAGGCGGCAGTTTGGTAACAGTGAGTGATTCGGGTTGGTGGGCGGTGGTCGATGGTTTGAATGtgttgatttggtttgatttttttatttttaattaaattctaatagatgtaggggtgttttgggtgtttcaattttttttagatatttggCCAGGTGTCAGCTGACATGTGGCgctttttttttagaattatagCCGTCAAAAAAGACAATATTAGAGGTATTTTTGTCAATAAGGGCCGTGAATGAGCGCCACTATTTGGGAGATCTAGAGACCGTTTTAGAAGTTTGGGAGCTTAGTGAAATTTAGGGTAAAAATCAGGAGGATGGGTGGTTATTGGGCAATGAAGAGGAGGGAAGTAGGGAAGGGAACAAGAACAGGCAAACTTACCTGATGAGAGCAAATGGGTTTGTTGGAATCTAAAATAGAACTGCCACTGTGGGCCGCCATTTCTATAAATCATTGAACTACACAGCCTGTTTCAAGTTGtccttttcatattatttttaattttttttcataatccCAACttacatttttcaattttattatgcTTCTGCCTTCTTCTATCTGCGtgcatataaaaacaaaaacaaatctatTAATGCACTCGAATTCAATTTGTGTCTGTAGTTATAGTGTTACGTGTGACCCCATTTTTCATAAGggactactttttttttatcaattagagtgagtgcttttttcttttaataattagaaaGAGTAGGGTGTTTGTGGAAGGAGTTAAAtccacaattttaaaattttactatcaAATACTtgtatcatttgagttataattcgTTAGTACCATCAAAATGCTTCTAACTTAAATGAATTGTCAAAGTTAATATATGCAGAAGTAGAAAATTTACATGTAGTCTGATaactttctttatattttatgaaatcaaTTTACGTAActtgaaaatattaatataattattaaatagatataaattaaattaatctacaaaaataaaatataggaaaaactaattcaaaatcatttgaaaacaaaaagatTAGAAACTTATTAGAATTAATAGTTTTCAATTGAAGATCTTAGTTTGActttaaaagataatatttaGGTTAAACAATTTGAGTAATTAAGTTAGAGAACTgggaaattatttttttaatgattaggtaagaaatttttttgtaattctagATAGATTTTTGTTGTcaattggacaaaattgaaaaacaaaataaaaaaatttaggtaGATAAGTATAACTTTGAAACAAATTTAGAGCATTTCCAATGCAATGTTAAAATGAAGTgctaatgctataatttagcatttaatcttaAAATGCATCTCAAATGCAGTGCTATagtttgtgctaaatttagcatatgctatatcacgtgctaaatttaacacatagtatagcatatgctaaaatataacaaccaatagcaattcactattaattacaattttaccacggttattttttgcatttattattttaacctacttttttattttatttttattttttttcattttaaatttggtgcttctatttaattttacaacatcgatttgattttttaatagtagatcatacatcaatataataaaaaaattaaataatttatttttatataattcatcgattcttttaattatatcttttgaaaagctcattattaaattaataaaaatattacataacttttagtttaaaatatttaattaaaaaaaattattaaataattagtaattaataaaattaagagataataatcttaataaataattataacacttctttttaactttgtgtattggagtaaaatttgaaatgctatgctatttatagcattttatcactttttcatgctaaatttagcataaaaaatagcATTCTATTGGAGATGCGTTTTACTCTTACTGAAACAAAAAAAGGATAGCTAAATTAATTACCCACCATACGATCCATACCTTATGTATGCCTATGAAATTGTTCATTATGCTGATACTGCTGATTTGTCACTTAAAATAGTGATTCAAGACTTATTTGAAGATATAATTTAGGAAATCCGTTCTTCCTAACATTCGAATTTTCTATTACCATAATTTCTAAATTTCATTTTCGGTCTATAAAAATCCTGAGTTTTAATTTCACTGTCTGTAAAGTTCTTTCTtcaaaaaatgactaaaatacccccaaatcaatataaaatctaACCAAATTCAACCcaataaaatcaaaccaaaaaacaGCCAATCAAACCTAATATACAACCATGTtatttttaggccaaatgttgtaaaaaggccaaaactttcacaaaagtcttgacctttcaattttgttgattttggccaaaaaatgattatttggtttcacaaaaggtCTGACCTTTCAAATTTGTCGATTTTggcaaaaatggattatttggtttcacaaaggtcctgacctttcaatatttggcatgccacgtaggcgtcacataggctccacataggcaaattgaaatcaaattgagagttggccacaattgaaaccaaataatttgtgtttagccaaaatcgacaaaattgaaaggtcaagacttttgtgaaacttttataaaaggtttggcatttttaagacatttgaccttatttttatatattattaacaaTTATTGCTGAATATTGTTTAATTATCAAGTCTAATCAAGTAATCATTATGCAtgctataaaaatattatacttaTGAATACAAAATTATACTCCATATATGTAGCCAGGAGCTTAGAGAGagctaattatataaaaaaatcaattctaGAAGTCTCTTTCATAAAGAAAGTTTAAAAGGATCgacttaaaaaatcaaaattttaaaaatctttttATTAAAGAAGGTTTTGGGGGAGGTTGTTTCCTAATCCTCTAAGATACTTCTGTCTCTGTATATATAAAAGcagtacatttttttttatttgaatatactGGGCATGAAATTGAATGAgtgttttatattttgatatttaccCTTTTAATGCAGTTCTCTTGGTttacaaaaaattgaaattattgttatttaaaaatagagaaatttaatatttttagatggttgattttctattttataatattttatgaataaatatattGTGTTATGTTTGTTAAACTTTATTAGCATGTATTTATCCTCTAACtatttcaataatatttattatttaaaagaggttaaattattcaaaaatattccatcttttttattttttcgtttatgaaTTACCTTCAAACAAGAAGCAATAAAATGggtaaaagtctatttaataatatataatccATTAATATATGGATAAGGACGAGGGAAAGGAAGGATCCTAAGGTTTTTTTTGGGTTTAAAAGTGGAAAGGCTCCTAAGAGTCTTGCTGTTGTAGCAACTGTGCGAGTCTCTATCAGCATCACCCAACGAGCTGATTGATGCCTATGGTAAGGGACACCTGTTCCTCACTGCACGTGATTCCCACCTCTCCGATTTACAGTTATGGCGACGACAGCTGGTTACAGTTAGAGAATGAAACACAGAATTGAACCTCAACACGTGTCCGTCGTTCCAATGCCGGACATGTGGACAGCTGCATTTACTCTTCCCACACCCCCTCACTTTTCTGTTCAACAAAATCACGGCCCCTCATccccttttacctttttaccccTCTACTCTTATAATAAAAGCCCATTCCGCTCCTTAAACTTATGACTCGGAACTTAAattcatgttcacgatctacaccgttcaaaaTGAACAGTGtagataataatattaaataaattaatctacaccgtttattttataatgaaccaTATCATAAATATGACCCTCTTaaattcaaatgaacttgaaaaAATCCTAATCTTATAGGTATATTTACATGTATTTGGTTCTATTTACTTAACTTAGTTTATACAATTAACAAAATCAAGTTAATTGATTattaataaacttttataaaattagttataattatagtttttcattttaatttaacacaaattttcaagtaatctttcattttaaactatattaataaaaataattattaataatattgatTTAGTTAAAGACAAGAAATAAATagagattttttaaaatcaaaaccttttcaaTTGATTATATtcatttcttaaaattttaaaagtcataATCGGTCCTAACTCATGCATCCGGTTTTTACATTCTATTTTTGAATATAGTTTTGATAATTTAGATATTTCTTTAGGTtagtgaaaaaataaaataaattttaaatatattcgtatattaatttttttgttgaaaatgtATATTTAAAGAGTAAAtacttagattttttttaaagaataggTGTTTGTTTTATAGTATAAAAGATGCtctataaaatgaaataaaagatcatttttaacaattttagaggtgctaattataaataaaatttcatagaattatttatgaattattgattgttaacttaattttttaagtttttttcatATGAAAATCATAACAAgtactaaatataaaaataattatttttagattagaactaaaataaaacaaatagaagaaattatttttagatagaaaataatacattttataaaatgaacttcatatatttaaaaaaaataaaatccataGAGTTCCTTAATTTCTACAATTACTATTTATGTTAGTTTTTAACAATATGCAGTTGAAGAACATAATTAGATTGCTCAATCCATTGAGATGAAAAAAGAGGGGGTAAATTTGAGATAATAATAATCAttggtttattttgtttttttatgaacggatattatgaacaaaaaatgattaaaaaaacttttagaattcattcactttttttttgttttactttcTATCCACCAAAAATGGCGAAATTTcttaatcaatttaaattttttcatttctagATATAAAAATCAGAACCAGCCAAACCAGTAGCAGAAGAAGGAGAGAGATACAGTTATACATTCATGGGATTAGCAATTACACGAACCAGATTCTGAATTTTAAGTTCCAACTCAACCGAAGAAGATTAAGGTACTTccttattttagattttttaattttttaatttttgtttcttaGATTCAACTTTTTAAGATTACTTGCTTGATTTTTGGAATCTCGAAGGGAAAAGTACGAAAATGGACGGAACGGCGTCGTCTTGTGCACAATCCATCGATCGGGTGGTGGAGGAGATCATGAGAATTCACAGATTGTTGCCGGCGAGGCCGGCAATTGACGAAGTAGAAGCGGCGCAGGCATTGATTCTGAACGTGGACAAAGAAGACCAAGCGAGAATGGAAGTAATCGTCAAACAAACAAAGAGTCCCGATGTTCCTGAAGAGCTGTTCTCAATCTTGTTAGAGATGCAAAagaatttagtttattttcaagGCGCAGAGCAGAAGCGAGAGGCTCTGAAATTGCTTGATCTTGAAAATATTCATTTTCTGTTTGATGAATATATTCAGAGAGCTTCTAGATGCTTGCCGTCTTCCAATTCTAATGGCCCGGCTTCTACAGCAAGTTTCTCCAATGTTACTGCCCCTGCATCTGTTAATAATTCATCATCCAACTTGTATTACAGTGAGCAGAAGCCTTTGAAGAGTAGTTCTGAATTGTTCACTAGAGATGACAGCTATGTCACCAAGGTGAAGCCGTCTCTCTATTCGGAGGGAATTGGCGGTCGTGTTGGAGGCGGTGTTTCTGTGACGCCTAGGATTGTTGACTCCTCTCTAAAAACCACTGCTACGGCTTCAGGCAAGTTTTGTTTATATTGTTAATGTTGTTTGATATGTTAGGGTtgaatgttgattttatatgttttttgttgTGTAGGTCAAGATGGCGAAAAGTTGAGTCTGATTAAGCTTGCTAGTTTGATTGAAGTGTCGAAGAAGAAAGGCGCGAAAGATCTGAACCTCCAAAATAAGTTGATGGATCAGATTGAATGGCTGCCTGACTCGTTAGGCAAGCTGTCCAGCTTGGTTTCGTTGGACTTGTCCGAGAACAGGATTGTGGCGTTGCCGTCCACGATTGGTGGCCTTTCGTCGTTGACCAAATTGGATTTGCATGCTAATAAAATTGCTCAACTTCCTGATTCCATTGGAGATCTTTTCAGCCTAGTTGTTTTGGATGTGAGGGGTAATCAGTTAATGTCTTTGCCTGCTACATGTAGCAGATTGGTACGTCTTCAGGAGCTTGATTTGAGCGCTAATAGCCTCTTGTCTCTCCCTGAATTTATTGGTTCGCTCATTAGCTTGAAGATTTTGAATGTGGAGACCAATAACATTGAAGAGATTCCGCATAGTATTGGTAAGTGTTCGTCACTAAAGGAGCT
Coding sequences within it:
- the LOC126677701 gene encoding plant intracellular Ras-group-related LRR protein 4-like; this encodes MDGTASSCAQSIDRVVEEIMRIHRLLPARPAIDEVEAAQALILNVDKEDQARMEVIVKQTKSPDVPEELFSILLEMQKNLVYFQGAEQKREALKLLDLENIHFLFDEYIQRASRCLPSSNSNGPASTASFSNVTAPASVNNSSSNLYYSEQKPLKSSSELFTRDDSYVTKVKPSLYSEGIGGRVGGGVSVTPRIVDSSLKTTATASGQDGEKLSLIKLASLIEVSKKKGAKDLNLQNKLMDQIEWLPDSLGKLSSLVSLDLSENRIVALPSTIGGLSSLTKLDLHANKIAQLPDSIGDLFSLVVLDVRGNQLMSLPATCSRLVRLQELDLSANSLLSLPEFIGSLISLKILNVETNNIEEIPHSIGKCSSLKELRADYNRLKALPEAVGKIETLEVLSLRYNNIKQLPTTMSSLSNLKELNVSFNELESLPESLCFATSLVKINIGNNFADMQYLPRSIGNLENLEELDISNNQIRFLPDSFRMLSKLRVLRAEENPLEVPPRHIAEKGAQAVVQYMTELVEKRDVKVQPVKQKKSWAQICFFSKSNKRKRSGMDYVKA